One stretch of Candidatus Bathyarchaeia archaeon DNA includes these proteins:
- a CDS encoding 30S ribosomal protein S27ae: protein MPKKPDKKPDKAAAKPEKSSKKGSAGLGSLYKVEGDNVARLRPTCERCGPGYFMADHHDRFTCGHCGFTRYKRA, encoded by the coding sequence ATGCCAAAGAAACCTGACAAGAAACCTGACAAAGCAGCCGCGAAACCCGAGAAATCCTCAAAGAAAGGGTCTGCTGGTTTAGGCTCGTTGTATAAAGTTGAAGGCGATAACGTTGCGAGGCTGCGTCCAACTTGTGAACGCTGCGGTCCCGGATACTTTATGGCTGACCATCATGACCGGTTTACCTGTGGGCACTGTGGGTTCACACGGTATAAGCGGGCTTAA
- a CDS encoding 30S ribosomal protein S24e, producing the protein MELEIVSKKENPLLKRKEVQFTIVHAQSKTPARLDVKRSIASQLQISEKLVFIKHMQSMTGTSKTVGEANAYDSEAQAKLIEPEYIIKRNSPPEKPKEEANA; encoded by the coding sequence ATGGAACTTGAAATCGTCTCCAAGAAAGAAAACCCTCTTCTTAAACGAAAAGAGGTTCAGTTCACGATTGTACACGCCCAGAGCAAGACACCTGCACGGCTGGATGTAAAACGCTCCATAGCTAGTCAACTGCAAATCAGCGAGAAACTGGTTTTCATTAAGCACATGCAAAGCATGACTGGAACTAGCAAGACGGTGGGTGAAGCTAACGCTTACGACTCCGAAGCCCAAGCCAAGCTTATTGAACCCGAATACATCATTAAACGCAACAGTCCACCCGAGAAACCAAAAGAAGAGGCGAACGCATAG
- a CDS encoding 30S ribosomal protein S19, whose translation MPKEFSYRGHSLASLQGMSMDEFITLLPSRQRRSLQRGLSPEQRVLLEKMRAAQEDLKKGKETTVKTHVRDMIILPEMVGATVHVHNGKEFIALPIKAEMIGHYIGEFAITNKPVRHGTPGIGASRSSMYVPLK comes from the coding sequence ATGCCCAAAGAATTTAGCTACCGTGGTCATTCGCTCGCCAGTTTGCAAGGTATGTCCATGGATGAGTTCATAACTCTGCTTCCGTCAAGACAACGCAGAAGTCTACAGAGAGGTTTGTCTCCTGAGCAGCGCGTTCTGCTGGAAAAGATGCGCGCAGCTCAAGAAGACCTCAAAAAGGGTAAAGAAACCACTGTAAAGACTCACGTCCGCGACATGATCATCTTGCCTGAAATGGTTGGTGCTACCGTTCATGTTCACAACGGCAAAGAATTCATCGCTTTACCAATCAAAGCGGAAATGATTGGTCACTACATCGGTGAATTCGCCATAACTAACAAGCCTGTCCGACATGGAACTCCTGGTATTGGTGCATCCAGATCATCAATGTATGTGCCCCTGAAATAG
- a CDS encoding 50S ribosomal protein L2: MGKRIRVQRRGRGGSTYRASTHKRVAPAQYPHMTPKEAYEISITGVIESLVHDPGRGAPLALIKFENGQDCYIASPEGTHEGQQVRLGGLAPAEIGNILPLGKIPEGVMVCNLELRPGDRGKLAKSSGSYATVVSHTPQGTMIRLPSGRTRYINDYCMATIGVVAASGRTEKPFLKAGEKFHLMKAKGHKYPRTSGRKMVPAVHPYGSSKRSARRTTTTSHGAPPGQKVGLIAARGPGQKKKRAIR, from the coding sequence ATGGGAAAACGAATCCGTGTACAAAGACGTGGGCGTGGCGGTTCAACTTACCGCGCATCAACACACAAACGTGTAGCTCCCGCTCAATATCCACACATGACCCCAAAAGAGGCATATGAAATCTCAATTACTGGTGTTATTGAATCTCTTGTTCATGACCCTGGACGTGGCGCACCTTTAGCCTTGATAAAATTTGAAAACGGTCAAGACTGCTACATTGCATCTCCCGAGGGAACTCACGAGGGACAGCAAGTCCGTTTAGGCGGTTTAGCACCCGCGGAAATTGGCAACATTTTGCCGTTGGGTAAAATCCCTGAAGGTGTCATGGTCTGCAATTTGGAACTTAGACCAGGTGACCGAGGAAAACTAGCCAAGTCTTCAGGTTCATACGCCACAGTTGTGAGCCACACTCCTCAAGGCACTATGATTCGTTTGCCCTCCGGACGCACACGATACATTAATGATTACTGTATGGCAACCATCGGCGTAGTTGCAGCTTCTGGACGCACTGAGAAACCTTTCTTGAAAGCTGGCGAAAAATTCCACCTCATGAAAGCCAAAGGTCACAAGTACCCCCGAACAAGTGGACGCAAAATGGTTCCGGCTGTTCACCCCTACGGTAGCAGCAAACGCAGCGCACGCAGAACAACAACAACTTCACACGGTGCTCCACCAGGTCAGAAAGTCGGCTTAATTGCAGCTCGCGGTCCAGGACAGAAAAAGAAACGGGCTATACGTTAG
- a CDS encoding 50S ribosomal protein L23 has translation MDSNEIIFYPLMTESASLMVEADNKLIFMVNLKAGKTDVKKAVEELYEVKVDKITLLITPQGQKKAFVKLKPEFKASDVAIKLGIL, from the coding sequence ATGGACTCTAACGAAATTATCTTTTATCCATTAATGACTGAATCAGCCAGTCTTATGGTTGAAGCCGACAACAAACTCATCTTCATGGTGAACCTGAAAGCTGGTAAAACTGATGTCAAGAAGGCAGTGGAAGAACTTTACGAAGTTAAAGTGGACAAAATCACCCTGCTGATTACTCCACAGGGACAAAAGAAAGCCTTCGTCAAGCTAAAGCCCGAATTCAAGGCATCTGACGTAGCCATCAAACTTGGCATACTCTAA
- the rpl4p gene encoding 50S ribosomal protein L4, producing the protein MPTKKTAQVFSIEGKPTGNAVLPQVFETPLRPDVIKRAVLAIQSNRLQHQGRDPMAGKRTSAESRGTGMALARVPREKGGGGKAKFAPGVVGGRQAHPPRAETKIVKEIPKKEKRLALLSAIAATGSKETVSARGHEVEGVLELPLIVEDAFSELTKTKEVEEAFTHLGLLTDVCRVRESRSIRAGKGKHRGRKMKQAKGPLIVVAENRGLFEAASNLPGVDIVTVKTLNAELLAPGTHPGRLTVWTNSAIEQLNQLYGEGVSA; encoded by the coding sequence ATGCCAACAAAAAAAACCGCCCAAGTCTTTAGCATCGAAGGTAAACCAACAGGAAACGCGGTTCTCCCCCAAGTTTTCGAGACTCCACTCCGACCAGACGTAATTAAACGTGCAGTTCTCGCAATTCAATCTAACAGGCTCCAACACCAGGGCAGAGACCCCATGGCTGGAAAACGAACATCCGCAGAGTCCCGCGGAACTGGCATGGCACTTGCCCGCGTTCCCCGCGAAAAAGGTGGTGGCGGAAAAGCAAAGTTCGCCCCCGGTGTCGTTGGCGGAAGACAAGCCCATCCCCCACGAGCAGAAACAAAAATCGTCAAAGAAATTCCGAAAAAAGAAAAACGCCTTGCGTTACTTTCAGCCATCGCAGCCACAGGCTCCAAAGAAACAGTATCAGCTCGTGGACACGAAGTTGAAGGTGTTTTAGAGTTACCTCTCATTGTGGAAGATGCCTTTTCCGAGTTAACTAAAACCAAGGAAGTTGAAGAAGCCTTCACTCACCTTGGCTTATTAACCGATGTTTGCCGGGTTCGTGAAAGCCGAAGCATCCGTGCAGGCAAAGGCAAGCACCGCGGCAGAAAAATGAAACAGGCAAAAGGGCCCCTAATTGTTGTTGCTGAAAACAGGGGTCTGTTTGAAGCCGCAAGTAACCTTCCTGGCGTTGATATAGTTACTGTTAAAACTTTGAACGCTGAACTTTTGGCTCCTGGTACCCATCCGGGCAGATTGACCGTCTGGACTAACAGCGCCATTGAGCAGCTAAACCAACTTTACGGTGAAGGAGTAAGCGCGTAA
- a CDS encoding 50S ribosomal protein L3, translated as MGHRKHHAPRHGSLAYLPRQRAKNPVARIRFWPKIDADTPKLLGFAGYKAGMTYVFSIEDRKRSPNFGKEVMKAATILETPPILVCGIRTYTHTQYGLEQLTECWMKTPTDELYRALVLPDNFDTDAMIQKLDEKLDQTTTIRAIVATQPNQANLARKKPEIFEIEIGGADIPKQLEYAKSLLGKTVSSEEVFTSGQYTDVAAISTGKGWQGPVKRWGVTKLQAKGRKTKRGIATLGPWNPHHLMYSVARAGQMGYHQRIEYNKRILKMGKDTNEVNVKGGFIRYGNVKSSYIVVEGSVPGTEKRTIKLRVPARPPTQVAEAPPQVTYVSLESPQGK; from the coding sequence ATGGGTCACCGAAAACATCATGCTCCAAGACACGGTTCATTAGCGTATTTGCCTAGGCAACGTGCCAAAAATCCAGTGGCAAGAATTCGCTTCTGGCCAAAAATTGATGCCGATACACCAAAGCTGTTAGGTTTTGCAGGCTACAAAGCAGGCATGACTTACGTCTTCTCAATCGAAGACAGGAAACGTTCACCTAACTTTGGTAAAGAAGTCATGAAAGCCGCAACCATCCTAGAAACACCCCCAATTCTGGTGTGCGGCATACGAACTTACACTCATACCCAATATGGCTTGGAGCAACTAACTGAATGCTGGATGAAAACTCCCACAGACGAACTTTATCGTGCACTGGTTCTTCCAGACAATTTCGACACAGACGCCATGATCCAGAAACTGGACGAAAAACTGGACCAAACCACAACCATACGTGCAATCGTTGCTACCCAACCAAACCAAGCAAACTTGGCAAGAAAGAAGCCTGAAATCTTCGAAATTGAAATTGGCGGTGCAGACATTCCAAAACAGCTCGAATACGCCAAATCACTGCTGGGCAAAACTGTGTCCTCTGAAGAAGTTTTCACGAGCGGACAATACACTGATGTTGCTGCCATAAGCACGGGTAAAGGCTGGCAAGGTCCAGTGAAACGTTGGGGCGTAACCAAACTGCAGGCAAAAGGTCGCAAAACCAAACGTGGTATTGCAACTTTGGGTCCATGGAACCCTCACCACCTCATGTACTCGGTTGCACGTGCAGGGCAGATGGGTTATCATCAACGTATTGAATATAACAAGCGTATTCTCAAAATGGGTAAAGATACAAACGAGGTCAACGTGAAAGGTGGCTTCATCAGGTATGGCAACGTTAAATCCTCCTACATCGTTGTCGAAGGAAGCGTCCCTGGAACCGAAAAGCGAACCATAAAGCTCCGCGTTCCCGCACGACCACCCACCCAAGTCGCCGAAGCACCACCCCAAGTCACATACGTTTCGCTTGAATCTCCACAAGGAAAATAA
- a CDS encoding PQQ-binding-like beta-propeller repeat protein, translating to MQIFSKHKKQIVTATLLLTLTVSVLAALPVNAHTPPWSIPTYAYVAAAPDPVGVNQPVAIVFWTDKVPSTAAGSGGDRWRDLTVDISKPDGTKETLGPFVSDPVGGGYALFTPDQVGQYTIQFNFPKQVLSLFGPAGTPGAPSDFINDTFLATTATTTLTVQQEQIDPIPDYPLPTGFWTRPIEGQNTAWGSIASNWLGGTFNFMGNNAPTNMPKEKYNVGSAPDSAHIMWTKQYSFGGVAGGPNTGVAGNTFYSGLMYETYFTNPIILQGRLYYPLTESDNPTNEGYACVDLITGEEIYQSDTLAPNFGQLYDYESMNQHGVIPNGFLWVTTTDPNNGGAVWIAYDPIDGSWLFNLTNVPTGFNTLGSQGQILIYQLDPTAGWLALWDNTAAQGLTGATDSTDTTSSNYYQWRPVGKNVNASQAYLWNITIPKMLPTAAVITAYPGDILLGRSSAFGGMSSFGTPNPYTLWAISLKEDSLGQVLWQKDYPAPENNITRVVGPVDPTNRVFTMYDKETMQYWGYSLDTGEYAWGPTPSEEAWNYYSGPSGTVGALGEGTYVIAYGRLYTTGYGGAFYCYDTKNGDLLWTYKSNSGLDTPYGGFPSQIGAIAEGKIYTQVFEHSADAPPFKGAPVNCIDAYTGDLLWTMSGWASDRAMAVADGYLVYLNLYDMQIYCVGMGTSATTVTTPDVAIPLGTTAVIKGAVTDQTPASKDTPAISDADMGKWMEYLHMQKPMPDNVVGVPVTLTATDESGTVYPLGSVTTNYGGTYATSWTPPAEGKYLITAKFDTTASYGESYATTYLIVGAASPSAVVNPTVPPTNAPVPPSSGTPTTTYIAVGAAIVIIIAAIAALFLRKRK from the coding sequence ATGCAAATATTTTCAAAACATAAAAAACAAATTGTAACCGCCACATTGCTTCTGACGTTGACTGTTTCTGTTCTTGCGGCTTTACCCGTAAACGCTCACACGCCCCCCTGGAGTATTCCCACATACGCATATGTGGCGGCGGCGCCTGACCCTGTAGGCGTCAACCAACCCGTTGCTATCGTGTTTTGGACCGATAAGGTGCCTTCCACCGCGGCAGGTTCTGGAGGTGACCGATGGCGGGACCTAACTGTGGACATTTCAAAACCTGATGGTACAAAAGAAACTTTGGGACCTTTTGTATCTGACCCAGTTGGAGGAGGATATGCTCTGTTTACCCCCGACCAAGTTGGACAATACACTATCCAGTTTAACTTCCCCAAGCAAGTCTTATCCTTGTTTGGTCCAGCAGGCACCCCTGGGGCTCCCAGCGATTTCATAAATGACACGTTCCTGGCAACAACTGCAACAACAACGTTAACGGTCCAGCAAGAACAAATCGACCCGATACCCGATTACCCGCTACCTACAGGCTTTTGGACGCGCCCAATTGAAGGACAAAACACCGCATGGGGTAGCATAGCCTCAAACTGGCTAGGCGGAACCTTCAACTTTATGGGCAATAATGCACCAACAAACATGCCAAAAGAGAAGTACAACGTCGGTTCAGCCCCTGACAGCGCTCACATAATGTGGACCAAACAGTACTCCTTTGGAGGGGTAGCTGGAGGACCCAACACTGGCGTGGCAGGCAACACCTTCTACAGTGGACTCATGTACGAAACCTACTTCACGAACCCCATTATCCTTCAAGGACGCCTTTACTATCCGTTGACGGAAAGTGACAATCCAACCAACGAGGGATATGCCTGTGTGGACCTCATCACGGGCGAAGAGATTTACCAGTCTGATACTTTGGCGCCAAACTTTGGGCAACTCTATGACTATGAATCCATGAACCAGCACGGCGTCATTCCCAACGGTTTTCTCTGGGTGACAACCACAGACCCCAATAATGGCGGCGCTGTCTGGATAGCCTACGACCCAATCGATGGCAGCTGGCTCTTTAACCTCACCAACGTCCCCACAGGCTTCAACACTCTTGGTTCACAAGGGCAAATCCTGATTTACCAACTGGACCCCACAGCAGGATGGTTAGCTTTATGGGACAACACTGCAGCTCAAGGCTTAACAGGCGCAACAGACTCCACAGACACCACCAGCAGCAACTATTACCAGTGGCGACCCGTGGGCAAAAACGTCAACGCAAGCCAAGCCTACCTGTGGAACATAACCATACCCAAAATGTTACCCACCGCAGCCGTAATCACCGCCTACCCCGGAGACATACTGCTTGGGCGTTCAAGTGCCTTTGGTGGCATGTCGTCGTTTGGAACACCAAACCCCTACACGCTGTGGGCAATAAGCCTAAAAGAGGACTCCTTGGGTCAGGTACTCTGGCAAAAAGACTATCCTGCACCAGAAAACAACATCACCCGCGTAGTTGGTCCAGTTGACCCAACAAACCGCGTTTTCACAATGTATGACAAAGAAACCATGCAGTACTGGGGCTACAGCTTAGATACCGGCGAATACGCTTGGGGTCCAACACCAAGTGAAGAAGCATGGAACTACTATTCAGGTCCCTCCGGCACTGTAGGCGCCCTAGGTGAAGGCACCTACGTGATAGCATACGGCAGGCTGTATACCACAGGATACGGCGGCGCATTCTACTGCTACGACACCAAAAACGGTGATTTGCTTTGGACCTACAAATCCAACAGCGGCTTGGACACACCCTACGGCGGATTTCCCTCACAGATAGGTGCAATAGCAGAAGGCAAAATCTACACTCAGGTCTTTGAACATTCCGCTGATGCTCCACCCTTCAAAGGCGCCCCGGTAAACTGCATTGATGCATACACAGGCGACTTGCTTTGGACCATGTCCGGTTGGGCTTCTGACCGTGCCATGGCAGTTGCAGACGGCTACCTCGTGTACCTGAACCTTTATGACATGCAGATTTACTGTGTCGGCATGGGTACAAGCGCCACAACCGTGACAACACCCGACGTGGCTATCCCCTTAGGCACAACCGCAGTCATAAAAGGCGCAGTCACCGACCAAACCCCCGCAAGCAAAGACACACCAGCCATATCCGATGCAGACATGGGTAAATGGATGGAGTATTTACACATGCAAAAACCAATGCCTGACAACGTGGTTGGTGTTCCCGTAACCTTAACTGCAACCGACGAAAGCGGCACCGTTTACCCGTTGGGCTCAGTCACCACCAACTACGGCGGAACCTACGCCACCTCGTGGACTCCACCCGCAGAAGGCAAATACCTGATTACTGCCAAGTTTGACACCACCGCATCCTACGGCGAATCCTACGCAACTACCTACCTAATTGTCGGCGCAGCGTCACCCTCCGCAGTTGTAAACCCAACCGTTCCTCCAACCAACGCGCCCGTACCCCCCTCAAGCGGAACACCCACAACAACCTACATCGCAGTCGGCGCAGCCATAGTTATTATCATTGCAGCCATAGCCGCGTTGTTCCTCAGAAAAAGAAAATAA
- a CDS encoding Lrp/AsnC family transcriptional regulator, protein MPKLNKIDETDANILKALLKDSRTSFTEIARTCNVSVPAIRVRYKSLQEAGVINGAIMQLNPERLGFKCVGDIGIITVTDREEKVMEFLKTKPFITLIMGSWGKYNIGAFFVLPDIQQLGHALEEIEANPYIKQADVLIWTNPVNVDHPENLIIKPLPKAKQTERLQRTMETIENRKLDDTDRAIARILSKHSRMPFSEVAKQLNITTKTVIQRYHKLRKQNVFTLSTITIDLCKLGYKATGHFFIKAINKSRIPEIYAEVYSIPNVIVIIRTIGAYDMHVMVPLEDLDDLLRLTKQVRRIKHVEKTEIYAIYPYRKWPANLFEGLLGL, encoded by the coding sequence TTGCCAAAACTGAACAAAATTGACGAAACCGACGCCAACATTTTGAAGGCGCTTCTGAAGGATTCACGAACAAGTTTTACAGAAATCGCAAGAACCTGCAACGTTTCCGTTCCCGCCATCCGAGTACGATATAAAAGCCTACAGGAAGCAGGGGTCATCAACGGCGCGATAATGCAGTTGAACCCAGAGAGATTGGGCTTCAAATGCGTTGGGGACATCGGAATAATAACGGTTACTGACCGAGAAGAGAAAGTGATGGAGTTTCTAAAAACTAAACCCTTCATTACTTTAATAATGGGGTCATGGGGAAAATATAACATTGGGGCTTTTTTTGTATTGCCTGACATTCAACAATTGGGTCATGCGTTAGAAGAGATAGAAGCCAACCCGTACATCAAGCAGGCAGATGTTCTGATCTGGACAAATCCAGTGAACGTTGATCACCCTGAAAACTTGATAATCAAGCCGTTGCCAAAAGCAAAGCAGACGGAAAGGCTTCAAAGAACGATGGAAACCATTGAAAACAGAAAACTAGATGATACGGATAGAGCTATTGCAAGGATACTCTCCAAGCATAGCCGCATGCCCTTTAGTGAGGTTGCCAAGCAACTTAACATCACAACAAAAACCGTAATTCAAAGATACCACAAACTAAGAAAACAAAATGTGTTCACATTATCCACCATAACAATTGACCTTTGCAAACTGGGCTACAAAGCAACAGGGCACTTTTTTATAAAGGCCATTAATAAGAGCCGCATTCCAGAAATTTACGCAGAAGTCTACAGCATACCCAACGTAATCGTAATTATAAGAACTATAGGCGCATATGACATGCATGTAATGGTGCCCCTTGAAGACTTAGACGACCTGTTGAGGTTAACAAAACAGGTCCGTAGAATCAAACATGTGGAAAAAACGGAAATTTACGCAATTTACCCTTACCGCAAGTGGCCTGCTAACCTGTTTGAGGGTTTGCTGGGGCTCTAG
- a CDS encoding TrmB family transcriptional regulator, giving the protein MPFEDKDLDLFMRLGFTNSQAKVYLSLVYLGQSCVHNLVKVAQIDRAETYRVLSQLEKQGFVQRVLVNPCEFKPVSVSELLSALVSRKKAEVTQLEREAKRLQKKKIQSIALNQDYMILASKPEMVLERMKRTYSAVQTINAVSTLCSFRKSAKVFEDMIWRFIKDGTKATFIVDTPENDASVPELLKNLGLYPDFTLRYTAKPFLVPIMIIDNAEVWINTSENANFLEATHLLSNNPRLVVLAQGYFDHLLAESFSPETQTHNLT; this is encoded by the coding sequence ATGCCGTTTGAGGATAAAGACCTAGACTTGTTCATGAGGCTTGGGTTCACCAATTCGCAGGCGAAGGTTTACCTGAGTCTTGTCTATTTGGGTCAGTCTTGCGTGCATAATCTAGTAAAGGTCGCACAGATAGATAGGGCTGAAACTTATCGTGTGCTTTCTCAGCTTGAAAAGCAGGGTTTTGTTCAACGGGTGCTTGTTAACCCCTGTGAATTTAAACCTGTTTCTGTATCCGAATTGCTTTCCGCTTTAGTTTCACGTAAAAAAGCCGAAGTTACCCAACTGGAAAGGGAAGCAAAACGACTGCAGAAAAAGAAGATTCAAAGCATAGCCTTAAACCAAGATTACATGATTTTAGCTTCTAAACCTGAAATGGTTCTGGAGAGAATGAAGCGAACTTACAGTGCCGTGCAGACCATTAACGCTGTATCTACCTTGTGTAGCTTTAGGAAGTCTGCTAAAGTTTTTGAGGACATGATTTGGCGGTTCATTAAAGATGGCACCAAAGCAACGTTTATTGTTGATACTCCTGAAAATGACGCGTCGGTACCTGAACTCTTAAAAAACTTGGGTTTGTATCCAGATTTTACTTTGAGGTACACCGCTAAGCCTTTCCTTGTCCCAATTATGATAATTGATAATGCTGAAGTTTGGATAAACACTTCAGAAAACGCGAATTTTCTTGAAGCTACCCATCTTTTGTCGAATAATCCTCGACTTGTCGTATTAGCTCAAGGGTACTTTGACCATTTACTGGCTGAATCGTTTTCACCTGAGACGCAAACACATAATTTAACTTAA